CTGATCATATACTCGAATATTTGACATAATAcatcttttaatataaaaaaaattaagttcaaGAAACATGAAGATATATTAGTATGACTAACTATCACATATCATTTCAAACAACAAATATCAAACGCATTAGACCAAGGATTAAAAAACCGGTCTTAGTACTTAATCGTACTTAAtttaaaatctttattttttaagattTGTCCCATAactcaaaattaaatttgatttcaTTTAAACATCCATCAATCAAAACAATATTAACAACGAATAACATACACCATGAAGGTATATTCTGCAAATAACTAATAAGTTCCTTTATTACCAATTAAAAAAATAAGTATTAAAGGCAGATCCTTAATGTAATCCTATAGTAATAGAGGTTTATTATTATCTAACAGATAATAATCCAATTTAATAGTTAATAAATATAATGTCAAAAAATACTTAACCCAATTTAATAGATCATTATTGTCAATTTGGCAAAGTACCAATTTAAATGTATCCAAGGTAAGCAGAAAATCACAACATGCACATGCTTAAATCAAATTATAATGCTAATGTTTCATGTAATTTATGTAAATCATCTATTGGCAAGAATTCTTGCAAAGAGTATATCTGCTTAAAATCAAATTCTCACGAGTAGATTTGATGAGCGCAACTGTTCTCAAGTTGATTATTTCTTTTTTGCAAGGTTTGCCATTTTGGGTATCGGACCGATTTCGAAGATTTGTTGGTACGGTACGTACCAGACTACCAATCTATACTGGTGTACCGATACATGTTATGCAAGTGTGTGCCAACGAGGACTCATGCAAGCCATGTCTCGGTGATGGGTCTGATTGGTATATACCGCCCCGTGCCGTACTGACTCAGGCGGTACAGTGAACCTTAATTTTTAGCGCTAAGTTGTTTACCTATGAGGAAGTTTAATCCCTGCCTCATATTGTACCAAACCAAGGCCTGAATATTACAACATCAGCACTCATAAAATAAAAACGTTCAATAATACAGAAAAACATTAACAAGCCAACTTGTTGACCATATAGACCATAACTACTAGTCAACACAAACTAAGCTCAAGCCCTAAACTTATTAAAATTCCCTACAAGGTAATgtatataatgataaaaataaacttaacccaatttaacatattattattatcatttgggCACAGTAGCAGTCTAAATGTATCCAAGGTAAACAGAAAATTATACCATGCACATACTTATAGCAAATTACATCATCAAAGAAATCCTCAAAGAAATAACAACCATCCTGTacatcatcaaaaataaaaaccAATTCAACCCTTATCTGATAAATAAAACCCTCAAGGAAACAACAATAAACCTGTTACATAATCAAGAAAACCACAAAGAAAGAACCATCGAGCTGTATACGATGGCAAAACCCTCAagtaaaaagaaaataagaagCAGTATATGATCAATAAACCCCGCACAGAAACAATAATAAACCTGTTACATTATGAAGAAAACCTCAAAGAAAGAACAATCGAGCTGTATCGGATGGCAAAACCCTCGAGCAAAAAAGAACAGGCAACCTGTATATGATCAAGAACCGATCGTGCAGAGTTCAACGAGATGCCACGCTCCGCAGACGGGCCACCGCAGATGATCCCGACCCTCAGaggccttcccttctcctcttcctcctcctgctgCCGCACTATCTTCGCCTCCTCGACCGCAGATCGAAGGGCTCCCAGGCGAGCACCTAACTCCGCCGACACAAGGCTCCTCGACACGCGCGTGGAGCATCCAAGAATGGGGGAAGAACCGCACGCTGAGTTCAGAAGCGAAATCTTGGAACCGGCGGGGGTCTTCTTGAGGCGGCGAGAGGCGTCCTCGAAGAAACCGCGGTACAGGAGGCAGGGGCGGGATAGGGAAGCCATTAACGGGAAGCGGAGGTCTTCCAGGAGATCAATCTGACAACTCCAAAGATTCtcggaacgagagagagagagagagaagtgctgTGCGTCAGTAATATAGTCGAAAGAAGAGAGTGACAGACAACCTGACTTTGTCGTGTGCGGTGGGGCAACGAACGGATGGACGGCGTGGATACTTCGACCGATCGCCAGGAGATCCCTTGATGGGATACCGAGTCGGTACCGTCCAAAGAAGTAGACGAGCGTCGCCGGCGGAGACGGCACTACGGCACGCGGTGACGGCCCGCCAGGGAGAAGCCGGCGATGGCAAATACGGCAGGCGCTTCGATGACAGTTTTCGAAAAATTAAATAAGAGAGAGAACAAACTTTGGTCGATAACGTCCCGTAACAGATAAAGATGAAATTATTACATTGAAATTGAGTCGATATCATAGAATTTAAATaccaaaaaaatttataaaatcgaTTAATCAAactataaaaaaattctcaaaccgaaatcatttttaaaccCTTAAAATCGAATTATCAATAAACTGATCACGCCAAGTCGATTTTGGATCAATTTGATTGGGCCACACACAAACTGGGCTCTTAGTAGCGCGGCCCGTTTCCAGCGCTCGACGGGCTCGTCGACACAAGCGCGCATCAAATTCCTCCGATCGGCTACCCCCTCGGGCGATATCCGTCTTGGAACGCCTAGCTTGTGCTTCCCTCGAGCCCACTAAGGTGCGAATTTTACCTCATCCTCATGCATTCCTTCTCGATCTTCTTCGCCGCCCCCGCTTGATTTGGATCTTTTTTCTAAACACATGGGAAATTTCGACCTAGAATCCTCGATTCCACCATATGTTTGATTGGTTATTGTTTTCTGATATTGTCATTATGATTTATACTAGTGTGAACTTTAAGGAGCAGGGGATCTGCGAATTGGTCGCTGAGATCCCTAAGTTGAGGTTTCATGTGCTAGCTGTTTTCGTGTTCGCCGAGATCCGGCGCCTACTTTTATAGGAAAAATGTGATACGAGGAAAACGTACAGTCAATTGACGTTGTACGATTTGGCGTTGACAATCGCATGATCTACTGATGTTATGTTGGCGATTTTGTTGGTTCTACTAAAATAACCCAGTTAAGGAAAAGAAGAATTGGTTTAGCATTTCCTATGAGAGTATCAAAATGATCTTACATCTCCTATGCTTGCAGAGGGCAGACATCTTCTCGATAGGTAAAATTTCATTTCTGAGATTTTTTTTTGCTGAAAATGGCATTAAGAACTGAGAAATCCAATTACCAACACACTTGATAATAATAAGAAATTTGTGGTCCATTGAGGGACTGATGTGCGGAATTTTTAGCTGTTTAACCTACTTGGTTGTCATCTGAGACAATACGGAGTAGCAACATACACTTTATGTGACCATGCTCGATTTCCATTTAGAACGTAGTGTATCATGGCCTCAGTATTTGGAGCGTATCTCTCATTGTATTCTTAGAGGAGTTTCCCACTATATACACTTGTGATTCAGCTTATTTCTAAACATTACAATCTGCAGCAAATTTGTGCTGTCATTCCCGTGCCTCTTCAAAATCCAGTTGCTTGGTCTTGTTTGTTGTCGTCTTTAATTTGAAGTGCTTTTGAAAGTAGCTAGCCAAGATTTGCATGTATGAAGTAATAGAATATATGTTTTTTCTTACCAACAAGAGTTATAACAAAGGTTTTCGGCGCTCTTTGGTCTATGCGAAACCGTCTTCTTGTCCCCCTACAATTTTCTGCTTTAGTGCTCGTGCAGCATCATTTTAACTGATTTAGTATTGCTATAAATGTTCAAACTGATCATCCTTGAGTCAAGGTCTTTTCGCATAGAGTCCTCATGTTATTGCCACTCAAGTTCTGAACAGATAATTAAAGCATCACTGATTCTGGTCATGAGCAATCCAATTTAATGAATGCACCAACAATCGTATGCACATGCAAAAGACATGATACAAAATTCCTTTTGTTTTGTTTGGGTTCGGTGAACAGTCAGTCGATATGGTTGCCGGCGGTGCGCCACCCAGAGGAAGTGCAGCAGCAGCTGCTAACATGCGCAGGCGGAGGGCAGCAGGTGGTGGTGCGGCAGCAGCGGGTGGAGGTGCCAGTACCATGCTCCAGTTCTACACTGATGATGCCACAGGGGCCAAGATGTCTCCCAATACTGTTCTCTTCATGAGTATCGGATTTAGTGCTGTGGTTGCTCTTCTGCATGTCGTTGGTAAGCTCTATTTTGTTCCTCGCTAGAGCTTCAGGCGTGCAGCGACTCTAATCTCAGTAAAAGTGTACTTTTTCCAAGCAAGCACCTTGTGAATGTACCCCTGTTAGATCATTTATCAGAtgtagacatgattcattttagcaGTTTAGTTTAGGATTAGCAGCTATTAGCATTATGAGAATTCTAGAATGTATGTAGTTCTACATGTATGTTAGTTTTAAGAGAGATCCAACCTGCAGCTCAATGTTTAATTTGTAACAGATAAAATGATTGAACTGCATTATGCCTGAATTAAAATGCATATTTGATCGCATTGGGTTCAACATTCTGTCATGAGATCAATCAGAATAACACATTTTAATTAGGAAACGACTGATCGATGAGTCGTTTGTCTTCGTACAAAAAACTTATACAGAAATGGCATTGCTCAGAGGCTTTATCACATGTTTTGTTACGTCAATTCTTTATAGAAAGCCAAAGATCACATATGCTTGGAGTAGCATGAAGCAGCAAACTGGTTGTGTCATCTGGGCAAAAGCTTATATTACAGATCAACTACAGGACTCAGGAAAAGAGTGTCCACATGGACAACCAAAATACATGAAAACTAACTATGCTAGTATTGCCGGAAAGTAAGATTAAGGCGGCCAGGCAGCATGCCAGTTTCTTCAATGAGCCATTTCGGCGCTGTCATTGGGATGATCGACGAAACCCCATGAAATATATGCCTAGATTTTCCACCGAATATTAGTACATCACCAGACTCAAGTTCAACTTCCTGAGCTTTGTTAATATCTCGTTGATCTCCATATAAAAATTTAGCCGTGTCTCCCAGTGAAAAAGAGACCACCGGTAATCCTCTTCGGAGACTCTCTTCGCGCTCATCTCTGTCCTGCACGTTAAAAGAACATCAGCATCTTCTGAATCGATTACTAAAACATTCATGCAAAAACATTACGATTTTGTCTATATGGTGGAAACATGTGCCTGCAGTTCTTTCATAGTGTCTATGATTAGAAACATAGTTTCAATCCGGTGCCTCCATCACATTCTTGGATAAAAACAGATAGTCCATAATGCTCTGGCAAATGTTTAGATGAAAACAAATAATCCAAGTATTAACCAGTTTAAGGGAAGTCCCAGCTAAATTCCGATGAACCTCAGAAAGCTACACTCAAAAGTTAAAAACCATTTTATACAAACAATAAAAACTTAGGTGCCATATTGTGGTTTGGAAGTAATCCACAAGATGGCACGGAAATACAGCATTAGAAAAAAAATCAGTGTTTTGCAAATAGAAATGTAGGATAATACCTGATGCAGACCAAGACGACCATTGTTATCGTAGAAATTCACAATGCAGAGATCTGGTGATATCTTTGGAACTTCAGATGCAGCATTAACACCATGAGATTGTGCATTCAAAAAGTCATGAGATGACTGAATGGCTCTGTCAACCATTTCTATGAAGTCCTCTGGAATTTTGGGTGGTTCTGCACCATCTATTGATCGCTTGCTATCATACAATCTTGACTGTGGATCCCAGTTCATCCCCAAACACATCATTCGCAGATGCAGTTTGGCACCATCTCGATAACCAGGTCTGTAAAATCCACCCAAACCGACACCAAGGTCTCGACATTTTTTAACAATTTTTACCTGAAGCAAAAAAAGAGAGAACATGAGCTTAATTGAGAAACCAAAGCACTCGAGCACCTACACATTATAATTGCTCCAGCTATCTTTCTGTATGATtaattaaaaaacaaaataagAAGTGCATTTTCAGTTACAAATTTGATGTGTGTTATTTCCTATCTCCTAACTGcaaaatataaagagaaaattCCTTAATAACCAAGTCTGAAGTAGTTTACATGgagaaaattatttttgagtAGTGTCACTGAATTAAAAGTAGAATATGAACAACAGACTGAACGTAGATCGATGTCAAAATATATATTCGAGTAAAGAAAACACAAGCCTGATCATCGTGATCAAGGTAATTTTTCAACAGAATCATCCCCGGCCTCAGATGTATATGCTGAGGAACAATTTTGGCTCGTTCAGCTTCTATTCTTTTTTCCCGATTTATTGCCTGAAGAGATCTCTTTAGTATCACATGACCCACATCTTTGGCCTTGCAGATGTCAAAATGCTGCATCTCAGCATCACTTTGTGGACTTCTCCTAATGTTGCTGCCAATGCTCTCTGGAGATGCTCGACTACGTTGAGCTATGACAGTATGTGGGGATTTAGCGTATCGGAAGACGTTAGGAGACTCGTATGTTGATTCGTCAGCACTCTCTGGAGAAGCTTGACTACGTTGTGGCATGACAGTATTTGGGTATTTAGCATTGCGGAAGACATTAGGGGACTTGTATACTCCATCACCCTGATACATTGATTTGCCAGCAGAAACCTACAAATCCAATCCAAAACAACAGTAAGCATTACCTCCAACTCAAATTTGCTGCATGATTATTTGTATGTCAAAAAGGATAAGGCACTCAGCCAAATTTCATAAGCAAAGAATTTAAGCAACTTAAAACAACTCAAACGTAAAACAATCCTGCAGCTTGCAAATCAGCAAAAACAATTTGTGAACCAAAGTATATTTAAGCACACATGAAATGATGAACcaaaatatgtttagttctatagAGTCTATCAAATAGCATGCATCTTTTGTGATATATACCATTCACATCAGTCGTTGCAGTGCCTTGCAGTGTTGCTCTGTTACGACATGAGCAACCAAAATAGGAAAAGCAATACAAGCGTACATCCGGCTGCCCTAATAACAACACTTACACTTTTCATCTCAAGAGCACATAGGGTTGCTTCGATTCCTTCAAACACAATCATCATGTAGGATTGAGTACGAGTCCTATGATAGTACTAATGATTCTTTGCATCAATCAAAGAAGTAAAATGTGTAGCATTATTATTACAATACGATCAGGCGCTAACAAAACCAAGTCCACTACATATTGAATCCCCGAAATCCTATGTGCTGCATTGTGTTGATGAAGGCATGCGTATCTGACCAATGATTTATAGTAGGGTGAATCAACATCGACGAGTTACAATTAGACATTGGGTTCTTCGAAACGTCGACTTCGAGGACGAAGACGGCGGCGATCATCAAAGGGATCGGTCGACACAAAAAAGGAAACGAGTGTCTATTCAAGAACCAACAAAACCCAATCAAACATATATCATCTCGACAGCAAAAGGAATCGACCAAAAGTTCGTGAAAGGGACGAAGAAAACCTAATCAAACCTGTATCATCTCATCGGTCCGTATTATCGACACAGGGATCGGTTCAAGAAGGGAACTCACGGGTTTGCGGGGATGAGGAGAAGCTCGGTTTCCGGAGAAACCCCCAGGGGTTCCCTGGCCGGACATCTTCGTCGTCTTATTGTCgccggaagaggagaagaaggggatACGCCGGCGGAGTACGGAGAAGCGGGAGGAGCGCGAAGCGACGGAAGAGGTGATAAGCCAAGATCGGAGCATGGGAACATAAATCGAGAGACAGGGAATGGGGGTTCGCACGCCTATTTCGAAGTACAGATGGAGGCAGTTGGCTCTTTGGGACTCGGAGTCGAGCGCTTGATGGGTGACTTCCTCGCTGGGCCTGCAACTTCTAATGGGCTTTGCGGTGGCTACATTTTGGGCCTCATCAAGCGTTGGGCCGTATTATGTTTCGAGATCCTAATTACAAAATTAGatcctattattatttttttgaaacattactatgaaatatttaaagtttgtacaattatttttatttttttaaataattttaattacaatACGAGGAAAATATTTCGTGATTTCcaacttttttttccttttttttctcaaaagtgcatttattttttgttttctcaAATGGCATCTCATTTTTCGAACAACATCCAAAATATTCCTCACAACCCTAATGATACTTTTTGTCATCAGTTTTGGACTtttttatttgactcatttacACTTTTTTTCAACaccattatattatttttattgatgtatTAAAAGCCTTATTAGTGTTTTTAAAACACCGAAGaactattaaaaatataataaatgacaTCACATTGTGCATTTTTTATCGTCCTTGATCATAAATTATTAGGATGCCAAATTTTTAGACTCGAAGTTAATTTGATTGGGGTTATGAATTCATTTGTctcatttatgatattttaaattataatttaagatatttttattgtagtttaatatgttaaaatattatttttgatgtAATTTGAATAAGAGACACTatttaaaaaataacaaaaatataaaacaacttttcaaagataaagaaaaaagagaaatatttttCAGTAAATCAcccaaaatatttcataataaTATGATGAGGCGGAGTTCAACAACAccacttttttctctttttcttgacgAACATATCATTGGCACGATTCAACATTGCGTGCCAACATAAAAAGCGAACACCACACTCGTGCCATCGGCACGAACAAGCAGACACACGAACGCCGTGGGCGTAAGACTTCTCAGGGACTCGGCCGATCATGCATTCGCCACCCGACAGTTCTCGCGAATCTCCCCATCGCTCCCCGTCAAAGGGCTTATGCTCCCCATCTTGATCATCGCCGCGCCGAAGTCAGCCATGAACTTGCCGGGGTTCTCGCTGTAGTGCTGCACCAGGGCGTCCGTGTCGTCGCTCCCGTCGCCCCCAAACAGCTGCTGGTCCGAGTGCAGCAGCCCCTTGTTCTGCAGCAGACCTCGGTAGTAACCGACGTCGAAGACCGCCGGCGACGTTTCGTCCAGCGGCGACAGCTCGTTGTCTCCGCCGGTCCGCGGGCATCGCGCCTGGAGGGCGCTCGCGAAGTCGCTGTCGATGGTGGAGGTCTCGTTGTAGAGCCGATCCCGGAACAGGGCGCACCGAGCGAACCCGAGGGTGTGAGCTCCGGAGAGGGCGACGAGGTCCTCGACGGCCAGGCCGTGGGACTGGAACTTCGCCAAGAGGTCTGGCAAGCCGGAGAACGGCGTGGGGATGTCGGCGTTTGCGTCGTCCTTGCTCGCCGTCGTCGCGTCTCTTCGGCCAAGTAGCACCTCGTACGAGCTTCCACCTAACTGTAACGTAACATGTCATGAACAACGAGTGCATACCATGCTATGCCATGAAAGGACTGCTACAACTCACCGCTACGATCGAGTCCCTCGCGGCGACGGCCAAGATATCAGCACAAGAGACTACGTTTCCGAAGCATGCCGCGTTCACGACAGCTTTGATGTCGTCTATTACTTCGAACCCTCTCAGGGAATTGTTATTCGGTCCCGCCGTCTTCTCTCCGACGAAGGTGGCGGAATCATCCAGCAACACCGAGCCATCGCAACCCTGTCACCATCGCCATCCCCATCAGGCATtaacttctttttcttcttaataCAATATAAGAAGGAAGATGTGGTCTTACGTTTACGAAGCAGTCATGGAAGTGCAATCGGACGAGGTACGCACCCAAGCGTGGCTGGAGCGCGACGGCCGCCTCCACCACTGCTCGGATGGTGGGCAGTGCTTGCGGGCACACTGCATCGTAGAAATCCGGGGTGAGCTGCCCCTGAGCCGGGAGCATGACGACGAAGAAGATGGTGAAGAACATTTGAACAGTGGCCATGGAGTGACCGACGCTTCAAATCGAGCACCTCCGACAAGCAAATGGTGCTCGCGTGCATATGTAGTCTGCGTGCCACCAACATCACGTTGTTTATGAACCTGCCATGTACACAAAAATCGAGGTTTCTTCTGGGATTAGTCACTCCCTGGAAACTTAGAGAAGGCTCGAAATCCAAAGGCGTATCGAATCTATGCATCCAAATGAAGGATAGGTTCTGAGAGAAACAGATCTGTTGACGAATATGAAGACATAACCCAACGACCGGAAATGACAAAACGTGGAGACTGCTCCCTTTGGACGAGAGGAATTGCTACAAAACCTGGTTAGGTGTATGAAGTAATATTATGATGATTTAGTAGGTTCAAAATGATATATTAATGCTAATAATGACCGAATCACTTGATGACACGTTTATGTTCTGCAATCTACTCTTCGTTAGCCAAATGCAACAAGCAATTAATGTTTTAGGTCatgtatattatacatatattgaATGCgtataataaaatatcaagatcAGGTGAAATGTGGGAGATGAGGCCCAATGGTACGTTCATTATACGGGCCTGATAGATCGGCCCGGCCCAATAGGTTCAACCATGTGGCGGGCCATCCACGGCGTCAAAACCAGGTGCTCCCCCAGAAACCAGAGGCGATCCCATG
This genomic stretch from Musa acuminata AAA Group cultivar baxijiao chromosome BXJ3-9, Cavendish_Baxijiao_AAA, whole genome shotgun sequence harbors:
- the LOC103996962 gene encoding protein transport protein Sec61 subunit beta: MVAGGAPPRGSAAAAANMRRRRAAGGGAAAAGGGASTMLQFYTDDATGAKMSPNTVLFMSIGFSAVVALLHVVGKLYFVPR
- the LOC103996963 gene encoding uncharacterized protein LOC103996963, which encodes MLRSWLITSSVASRSSRFSVLRRRIPFFSSSGDNKTTKMSGQGTPGGFSGNRASPHPRKPVSAGKSMYQGDGVYKSPNVFRNAKYPNTVMPQRSQASPESADESTYESPNVFRYAKSPHTVIAQRSRASPESIGSNIRRSPQSDAEMQHFDICKAKDVGHVILKRSLQAINREKRIEAERAKIVPQHIHLRPGMILLKNYLDHDDQVKIVKKCRDLGVGLGGFYRPGYRDGAKLHLRMMCLGMNWDPQSRLYDSKRSIDGAEPPKIPEDFIEMVDRAIQSSHDFLNAQSHGVNAASEVPKISPDLCIVNFYDNNGRLGLHQDRDEREESLRRGLPVVSFSLGDTAKFLYGDQRDINKAQEVELESGDVLIFGGKSRHIFHGVSSIIPMTAPKWLIEETGMLPGRLNLTFRQY
- the LOC135649525 gene encoding peroxidase RIP1-like: MATVQMFFTIFFVVMLPAQGQLTPDFYDAVCPQALPTIRAVVEAAVALQPRLGAYLVRLHFHDCFVNGCDGSVLLDDSATFVGEKTAGPNNNSLRGFEVIDDIKAVVNAACFGNVVSCADILAVAARDSIVALGGSSYEVLLGRRDATTASKDDANADIPTPFSGLPDLLAKFQSHGLAVEDLVALSGAHTLGFARCALFRDRLYNETSTIDSDFASALQARCPRTGGDNELSPLDETSPAVFDVGYYRGLLQNKGLLHSDQQLFGGDGSDDTDALVQHYSENPGKFMADFGAAMIKMGSISPLTGSDGEIRENCRVANA